In Palaemon carinicauda isolate YSFRI2023 chromosome 1, ASM3689809v2, whole genome shotgun sequence, the genomic stretch gtttattttattttgtctgttttttttttattccaggttatttctgtgtattattattttgattcccatatctatgatgttttgtgaattcttctttaaagttttctgtgtatttgttctgatttcgatattgctcttttactatatcattcatttaatgttttaacgttttaatttttaattttatttatatggtttaatttataattttttagtatatttcatccacttcattttttaagtatttcgatgtatttattataattcttgcctttttaacagaatttcattaactattgacctgtgttttacattcactttttagctccgatgatgggaaatgttgttcccgaaagcttagccaataaactgtccaaatgctgaagtatctgctttccttcgcctttctgctatatatatatatatatatatatatatatatatatatatatatatatatatatatatatatatatatatatatatatatatatatatatatatataaacaacccttaaatcttaagggtttcaaaaatagtggattgctacactttacaaaTGGAACATgtatgtgaatatacgaataatactagaatcccaacatcgaaagaaaaaaaacaacgatatcaagaattgttggaattgcatcgtattttcatgaggACTACGCAGCGAAAActaacaatacgctagttctatttaatctttgaaaatagtatcgatgattgaaagaacgaatactaaaaagacaaatattttcttaaaaattagtataatctttttatattaaaagttaaatacttattacaagttagacttccttttcattctttacaagaaaaagcaaagaaaataattatgcaacatattacgtagtactatgttgcttacgtcacacgattgtgacgccatagagatggtggaacgatctccgccatcatgtttaaagagttggttcgttagttttacagtagggggaaaaaactcccattcctacctctgttatGATACAAActtagttaaagcactaacactcagtaaaaataaaatccaaccagcgaaggttaaaaataaattgtacatcaccaaaataactgtaatatacaggttatagcgagtgaaaaatccaacatcttaCCGCTAGCacagcagggaatatatgagggttcctggaatggttcctaggtacctcgctagggcgcaggggtggtacacctggctatccaatcggtgattggcgcgagtttcgaattttctgccgttgacgtcggggacgtaagctatatatataactaccgggtgagtcttatgtttaaaatggcACTCGCACAGCAAGGATGGAATTGAAGCTGAGTATACCTTTGTCACTGAATATCCGAGAACATAATGTTGTCTTATACTATAgtggacagaaaaaaaaacatgctacaAATGTGGTAGGGAGAATCATATGGCGGCTGAGTGCAGTTATGAACTGGATGGCAAATTAAAAGTATATAGCAGCACTGATTTTCCTGATATTAAGGCTAAACGGAACAGGGCCCTTAATGTGGAATTAAGTAAGGGAACTGGAACGTCTATGAATGACGACGATGGAGAGGAAGTCTCAGTCACCAGTAACGCTGAGGaacatggaacggaaaacaaaactcAAGATAGCCAGTACGTATGTAAACTTCCAGGTAATATGACTTTGAAGGAAATACAACGAGCTGAAGAGGTAGAACTAGGGGAAGAGGAAGAACCACGTTTGAAGTACAATTAAGAGGAACCAGTTGAAGAAACAAGTGAAGTGTTAAGTGGCAGCCAGGAGGAAAAGGCCACGGAAACAACTATAGTGATAGCTGAAGTACATAGAGAGGATGTAGGTAGTGGTATAGATTCACAAAATTTTTCTCAGTTAAGCGTGAATGAAGACGACAAAGAAATGTGTGCTGCGTTAAGTAAGCTGAACGAGACAACAAATTGTAACGATGAACAGATAATGGACGTAATTGATGAAGTAACGGATTCAGAAGACGATTCAACTAGTGGTTGTTTAGATAATTCGGCAGTTGCTGAAGATAGCGGTAAGGAACAGCAATGGGTGGTAAGAGTCAAAGGGGGTAAACTCAGAATGATAAAGAATAAAAGCAAGAAACTGACTAGAGTAAAGAGACAGAAATTGCTTGGATAACTGCCGACGTATTCATTTGCTTAACCCCTTTTTAAATATCATGGCTTTGATTGTTTCAACATTAAATATTAGTGTGAGTTTTGTGGCCGAACagaatatacactgcatatatttttcttttgtaaaagttaAAATGTATTTCAATGGTTCAAGAGTAAATTTTAGGTTATGTGTTTTGTAGATGGTAAGGAATGGAGTAAATTATTGATGTTAGtcattaaaactaaatgtaaaaaagataggaacacagttcttctaatttgtaattgTGTATTGCATATGGATAAGACATTTGCAGAAGcttactgaaaatgaggaagattaaattgtgagatggtttgcgtcaattttgtataaggaaaaaatgaacttgttacaaaggaattcttgTGTTCAATAACTTATTGGCAAAATGTAaacattgtattttgttattttaaataaaagttaaaaaaaaaaaaaaaattgtaataatacgaagtgtcaatgctaaggaaatattccCTTTTGTCTTGTGGAAGGTGAAGCCTTCTAGACTCGGACCTTAGGGCATTGAGCAATCGTCAGCAGGGAagagggttcgcttggaagtgagcggtTTGCCCAGataatttaattgattgattgattaattgattaggagttttctgtcatcctgacatctaaggttattgacgctgaaTAAGATAATCTGAGTAAACAATCCGTTAATAGTAAAAAATTTTATACTCTAtatcctatataccacaacatcactattGTAATGCACCAATGaatactttcattgcatgtcatttcacattttctattttcaccaatcacttatGAAACAAtgtaaattatgttaactgatgatgcattttaaatctccagccTTAAACTAATGTAAttaatatagcaaataatactattttctctaagagccATGTAGTCCATGACAAAAGCTGACCTCAACCATACCGAACTACGTAGcttatgatcgaaatcaaaggaaaacactgaaatcaacaactaaatcattcaacttcattaccttcgaaattttgaacaaaggccatttattaatgattggtgacccaataggtgctatttgaaacgatccATTATTAGCGCCTACATAGAATACGTaaagtttgtatgtatgtgtgtgtgtctgtatgtgagagagagagagagagagagagagagagagagagagagagagaggatatgcataggaaaatgcaaacgaagtatatttccgtgttatgaatatgaatatgaatagtcagttccagtattattcaagaaaatttcatatagaaataggataggaaaattcaaataaaaagttatgataaaatctcttgatgaattagtttctaaATAATATTATATTACATTCCTTAAGAGAATAAAAAAGTTcgctctcttttcatatatatttcattcatcatcgcattcctttgagtgatatcggtaatttccctcctcctcacatttgaACCATCGTAACGATGTCTCGGTTATTTAAGGTCAGTCACCATTTCGTGCAAGAAAGGCATGATCTCTCCTAGTCAGgtttggccaggcgacaccggttttgttgctgggtgtacattcaGCAACCTGTAAACCTTAGCATGACGCATGCTAATATGCAAATTCTAAAATATAGAACTGATAAAAAAACTGTTCCCTgtatgatgctgtagaagagaacagagctggagtgcctcaaccaaaaccactccctaatgatgaccagccaGTGCCCTATCTCTTCGTAGGGGATGACGGCTTTGCTCTCCAAAtttggatgatgaaaccattctcccattggTCACAGGTCCTACGAGAACGCATGTAGAGCTAAaagttgtctcgtgcccgacgtgacgtggagaatgcctttggaattatGTGTCAAATGTTCTGTTGCTTCTTGACGATGATGCATGAGCACcccaacaccatcaacctgatcccTATGTGCGCCTGTGTCCTGCATAACCTCATCTTCATCAGTTACCCACACGCAATTTCAATAGTGGACCGCGACGATCTGGACACACGTGATTTGATTCCTGGTGGATGGAGGATTGACCGACACCTGCAGGAGCTGCTACCTCTagccggccatcatacccagaaggatgcaaaggatcagcgagactacctgtcacattactacatgtccccagctagtgctgtcccttggcaagaaagaatggtagtagctccatgggttgcatccacagttgttccttttttggaataaaaaaaatgtttatttttcgtttattttttcgttgccctttatttatctttttttttattttttgtttctttttttgtctcattttcgttttttttttaactttattttaaggttacagagaaaaacaagtgttttgaaataagaaaacaatttatTAACATGAAAACTGCAAACAACAATTATGTACAAATATCACAGTCCAACCATTTACAAATATACAAAGTCTCTCACTTTCTAAAGTCTCTAGGTCAGTGTCCTTGCTTGTTCTCGTACGGCTGTGTGGGGATACCCGATGAACGTGTTTTTTGGGTTCCTTAGAGGTGTAGAGGGTTGAGGGTGAAatgccctcttctaggttgctGTCGAAGGACCCCGGGGTCAGGACCGGGAAGTTGAGTGGTGTCACAGGTGTCTTGAAGGTGGCTGACAGCGACGACACTGAAGGTGTTAGTGAAGGAGCCTGGAGAAGGGTGGCTGACGGtactgaaggtgttggtgaaggagcctggacaagggtggctgacggtgcTGGTGGCATCCCTGTTTACCACTCCGGGATATGGGGCCAGgaggactggcctgaagactgtGTTGACTGAGGCAACACCCAGGTTAGAGGTGATGGCTGACTGGTTGAAGGTTGCTGCTgtagctgctgctgctactgctgctctggCAGTGCCTGCAAGGTGGCTGGTTGAGGTTGATGCCAGAACTGCTACTGCTGAAGGGGCTgctaaggttgctgctgctgtgggcctggccaggtcatgagtggttgttgatgtggctaCTGGAAGAGCTGACGCcactgcctgtagcggtgtacaaggttgaggcagtctatctggaattcatgccaggAGTCCTCCgggatggcatgcatgtggccAGCAGGCACGTAAAATCGTGTACGATCTTTGACTGGTTGGTGTACGAGTGGCAGGGCAccaaggaatctgctttggagatgatctggaacATATAAACATTGTagcaatttagtacagcatttcaatgcaacatattgcacatgccATGTCAAAAGCAATGGATGTAACTGGAATTGttgcactacattactgaggtCACTCTAGGTCACCCAAGTGTCGGCGGTTGTGGTGGGTGTCTGTGTTGTTGGTGGGGTGGACTGCTTCCCCTTGCACTCGCCCTTCCCGttgctagtagatgcttggctctGGGAACTTGTGGACCTCACTTCATTATCATCTTCGTCACTAACCATCACTgcagctgactctgggacagcaaactgctcactggagactgtccCTGGACCatgtgttgtatcaggaaactccaggtctccatgatctggtcgtcacgggcactcctttgtggctggccagctccactcttcttctccttcttcataatcttccccacccttgTTCTCAAGTTCTCGTATTGCTTCTTGCAtggggcaccagtggcaggaggctccagctgctctctGACTtggtcccaccggctgttcttggccACCATGTTGAGCCGCTCCTTCTGCTTCTTGTCATACATCTTGGGGTTCTTTTTCACAAGGTTAGCCACCCTAAAATCGGCCTCTTCTGTCCAGCAgtattcagggatttctttcttagCCACCCGGATCCACTTCTTCTGCTTCCTGTAAGCCTtgtcctcactggatggctgtctctggctttCGATTGGATCCTGCTGCGTCTCCGGGATCACATCGACACTTGATATGGATGACTGAGGGGAATTATTTCTCTCAGCGGTCTCTGTTTGTGGCCTGTCGGTTTCTAGCCGTCTctgcttttctcttcctcttgtcagcttggttttaggcatgttgtTTCTTCGCTGGCGATCTCCGGAATGGCGAGCACACCGACACACCGGTCATGCAGTAGTCCTGAACTactcgtgaactattcgtgaactgcttgtgaactattcgtgaactgaTTGTGTACTGCTCATGCCATTCAAAAACTGTTCGTGatgtgcgtaaactagtcgtgaactgcaaTGCGTGAAGtatgtgaccatgtcagtgggaaggcacggccatgCAGCGATGCGTGCATATTTGTGAACATGTTGTCAACTACTTGTGAACTCGACCTGAGCTGTTCCTAAACTATTCGTGATAGTTTGTGATAGTCGTGGCATGGTACACATTGCCCCACACTGGCACGCATTGTCCCGACGAGGTCACGATGAGTTcatgaacagtttgcgcatagttcacgacccggtcgggaaattttgtcgtgacccaaattttgaacatttcaaaatttttgTTACAACATGCCACGAAGTCACGAGGGGTTTACGTACACTTCAAGCCAGTTTACGGCTAGTTTGCGCATTGGaatgactcgagtcgtgccaatgcgtgacACAGATTCGTGCAATTATCAGCCTGGCATAAAGGCCTGTCCTCACGAGCGGGCCTGTTAGGCTGACCTCCCCTTTAACACTCACACTTGATGATGGGTCTAGTAGCAAAATGACCATGGTAGTGCCCGATGGTATGAGGTTCAACCCTGGCCTTCTGGAccaatatcaacttttttttttatacccaaTATGATATTTCATGCTATTGTAGATTTCCTGTAAGTTATTGAATTCAAATATgggtttataattttcattacgtttctttgtattattttgataaatttcctGTATAGTTagctgtattatatatattgattagaTTAGTTTATTAGACACATGATTACTGAAAGCTATTTTGCAGGTGAGAGTCATATATGGCTTAATAACTTTCACTtggtttccatctctctctctctctctctctctctctctctctctctctctgctggaggAACATTATAAACACCTTGTTTGCCCTTTTCTTTGAAGTTATATTGAAAATCTTAAGCTACATCGATAAAGGATCCTGTGCAGTTTTTTGTTGGGGATAAAGAACGTCATAAGTGTTCGAATTGTAATTAAATTAAGTTTTACTAGTCTGTACTtatttaaaaactaatatatatatatatatatatatacatatatatatttataaatactgtatatatatatatatatatatacatatttatatatttatatatatatatatatatatatttatatatactgtatatatatatttatatatatatatatatatatgtgtatgtgtgaatatatatatatatatatatactgtatatgaaaaaacatatacacatgtatatatatatatatatatacatatataagtatatatacatatatatatatatatatatatataaatgtgtgtgtgtgtgtgtgtctggatttTCTAACcgactcgggatcagagtctcgaggcaaatcactcaaagacaataacaatGAACTggtcgggaatcaaaccctggtccaggatgcttgtgtacacacacacacacacacgcacacacacacatatatatatatatatatgttcagtatatgtatatatatatatatatatattcagtatatgtatatatatatatatatatatattcagtatatgtatatatatatatatatatatataaattcagtatatttatatatatatttatatatatatatatatatatataaatatatatatatatatatatatattcagtatatgtgtatatatatttgtatatatatatatatatatatatattcagtatatatatatatatatatatgtatatatattcagtatatgtatgtatgtatatatatatatatatatatatttatatatataaatatatatatatatatatatatatttgtatatatatatatattcagtatatatatatatatatatatattcagtatatgtatatatatatgtatatatatatatatatatatattgatagataaatatataaagacaggcaaatacatatatatatatatatatatacatatatatatatatatatatatgtatatatatatatatacatatatatatgtatatatatatatatatacatatatatatatatatacatatatatatatatatatatatacatatatatatatatatatatatgtatgtatatgctattgtttttgagtgatttcgcgtgtaggttctgatcccgaggtcggtgagagaatacaaaaattaatgtattaaaatatatggcttttttgaaatatgagaaatacataaatatatatatatatatatacatatatatatatatatatatatatttatatatatatgtatatatatatatatatatatatatatatatacatatatatacatatatacgtatatatatatatatatatatataatatatataaatatatatatatatatatatatagatatatatatatatatatacatatatatttatatacatatttatgtaaatatactgtatatatatttatataaatatataaaaataaatatatatatatatatatatatatatatatacatacatatatatatatatatatatgtatatgtatatacatatatatgtatatatataaatatatatatatatatatatatgtatatatatatatatatataaaattatatatatatatatatatatacacatacatatatacgtttacatatatatatatatatatgtacgtatatatattatatatatatatacagtatctatctatctatatatatatatatatatatatgtatatatatatgtatatatttatatatatatatatatatatatattttatatatatgtatatatatatatatatatatatattatatatatatatatacatataaataaatatatatatatattatatatatatatatatatatatatatatatatatatatatatatatatatatatatataacagattttgagcaaagtggaaaatctatcat encodes the following:
- the LOC137622747 gene encoding uncharacterized protein → MVSDEDDNEVRSTSSQSQASTSNGKGECKGKQSTPPTTQTPTTTADTWAVASALPVATSTTTHDLARPTAAATLAAPSAVAVLASTSTSHLAGTARAAVAAAATAATFNQSAITSNLGVASVNTVFRPVLLAPYPGVVNRDATSTVSHPCPGSFTNTFSTVSHPSPGSFTNTFSVVAVSHLQDTCDTTQLPGPDPGVLRQQPRRGHFTLNPLHL